AGCGAATTGCCTTTCGGCAAAGACGCCGCCTATGAATTACTCAAGGGCCGGACCTACAATTGGCGTCGGCTGCTGCTTTGTCTGGGCCTGCGACTGTTTGGTGTTTTCAACCGGCTGACCAGCGATGAACGCGAATCGGTGCTCATTATTGACGACAGCACGTATGACCGTTCCCGCTCCAAATGGGTGGAACTGCTCGCGAGAATCTGGGATCATAGCACCGGCCGTTTCTTGAAAGGCTTTCGGATGCTCACCATGTGCTGGTCGGATGGAACCAGCTGTCTTCCGATGGATTTTGCCCTGTTGTCTTCTACGGACGCCGAAAAGCGTTTGTGCGACAGTCAAAAGATCCTGGATAAACGTTGCTGTGCATATCAGCGCCGCAGGGAAGCTACCGAAAAGGCAACCGCGCATCTTGAGATCATGATAAAGCGAATTCTTTCAGCGGATGTTTCCGCCAAATACCTGCTGATGGACAGCTGGTTTACCATGCCGGCAACCGTTGCCAACTTGGCCCAGCACATCAAGATCATCGGAATGGTGAAAAAGTCGTCCCGTATTCACTACGCCTTCAACGGCCAGTCCTTGGATCTGATGGCCATCCACCGAAGGCTTGCAAAGCGCCGTGGTCGCGCCAAGATCCAGGCCAGCACTGTTGTCATGCTCAACAATGAGGTCTCAGCCAAGCTGGTGTTCGTACGCGACAGACGAAAAAAGGACTGGCTGGCGCTGCTTTCAACCGACACTGATTTGGCCGATGAGGATGTCGTGCGCATCTACGGCAAACGCTGGGACATCGAAGTATTTTTCAAAATGTCCAAACAGCACTTGAAACTGGCAAAGGAAATCCAGTGCCGGGACTTTGATGCCTTGATCGCTCATACCACCATCGTCTTTATGCGCTACATGTTCCTGGCATACCAATGCCGCATGGAGACTGATCATCGCACCTTTGGCGAATTGTTTTACGCCTGCTGCGATGAGGTGGCGGATATCTCCTTTTTGGAGGCGCTTTGCCGCATTCTGACGCTGGCTACCGATCGGCTCAAGCAGTTAGGTACTTTCTGCGAAAAAACGGCGGCTTCCTTCTTCGATGCAATCATGAACACCGCGCTGCAGTGTGTTGGCTTTTCAAAGAACAAATTGACGATCGGTTAAACCCGATCCCGAAAGTTGAAATTTTAACCTGTACCAGGGCCCGGGATTACCTTATTGTTACCGGCTTAGAACCGGCTTCTGAGTTCCTTGATGATTTAAATAGGTAGGAAGCTCAACTTTCGGGAATGGATTGAGAGGATGAAAATATAATCTATGCTGTTGATATCATGAAGAATTAACTTGAAGAGCCCCATCTTTTAATTTATAGTGGATTTGCGAATATACACAATAAATTCAAAGAGAAAGGGCTCAAATGAATCATATCAGCATAGCCTCCCAATCGCAAGACCCTGTTCATGTTCAAAACAAAATCGATGACTTCTTTGGTCGTTTTAAAGTCGCCACCCTCATGAATCAATGTGGGGTGGAGACAGATCATCGCACCTTCGGTGACTTGTTTTATGCGTGCTGCGATGAGGTGGCGGACATCACCTTCTTGGAAGCGCTATGCCGTATTCTGACGTTGGCGACCGATCGGCTGAAACAGTTAGGTACCTTCTGCGAAAAGACAGCGGCTGCCTTCTTCGATGCAACCATGAACGCCGCGTTGCAGTGTGTTGGCTTGTCAAAGAACAAATTGGCGATCGCTTAAACCCGATCCCGAAAGTTGAATAGGAAGTTAATGAATAGAATAGACATTAAACTTGAAGCTGAAGCGGCTGAATTCATAGTCCTGACCCACCTGTTCCACAATAGGACCGCCGCATTTAGCAAGGTGTTCTTAGTAGTTCCTAACCCTGCAATAGACAATTGATAACACAGGTGCTGCTAATCCTGTGATACGAGAATAGTCACATATGGACAATTTGCCTTGAGATCGCCCGCGTGGTAGACACACAACGTTTCCGGGGCGGAAATGCCGATAAGCCCCGCGTGGTTAAACCACATTTTCCAAAAACAGGAGATCTCCCATGTCGGACATCCCGTTTTGCTCTGCAAAGCAGCTGGCTTCCATGATTCGTACAAAGAAGATCGGAGCCCTCGAACTGCTGGATCTCTATCTGCAGCGGGTAGAATGCTATTCCGAGATCAACGCCATCATCTTTATGGATGTGGACGCCGCCCGGAAGCGCGCCCGCCAGGCGGACCGGGCCCTTGCACGGGGAAACCTCTGGGGCCCTCTTCACGGGGTGCCCATGACCATTAAGGAATCCTTCGATGTAGTCGGCATGCCGACCACATGGGGCGTCCCGAGATATAAGGAAAATTATCCTTCGAGCAATGCTCTGGTGGTTGACCGCTTTCTCCAAGCCGGTGCCGTGATCTTCGGCAAGACCAACGTTCCCATGTACCTCGCGGACTGGCAGACCTTCAATGACATTTACGGGACCACGAACAACCCTTGGGACCGGAACCGTGTACCCGGCGGCTCCTCGGGGGGATCGGCGGCCGCGCTGGCGGCGGGGTTGACCGGCCTCGAAGCCGGGAGCGATATCGGGGCCTCCATTCGCAATCCCGCCCATTACTGCGGCGTGTACGGGCATAAACCCACTTATGGGATCATATCTCCTCTCGGCCAAGCCTTGCCGGGGACGTTTGGCCTGACGGACATCGCGGTGGTCGGGCCCCTCGCACGGAGCGCCGAGGACCTGGCTTTGGCCATGGATGTCATGGCGGGTCCGGACGATATTGACGGTTCCGGGTGGAAACTGAGCCTGCCGAAGCCGAAGAGGAAGGAGCTCAGGGAATTCAAGGTGGCGGTTGTCTACGATGACCCCGAAGCGGAGGTGGATGAGGAAGTACAGCAAGTACTTCGCGACCTGACCACCTTCTTGAAAAAGATGAAGTTGAAGGTGCGGGTAGACGCGCGACCCAAAATCGATTCTCGCGAAGCCCACCGGAACTACATTCGGCTCCTTCGGGGGGCCACATGCGGACGTCTGACCCCCGAAGATTTCGAGAAGAATTTGGCGGACTATAAATCTTTGAGAGCGGACGACGAAAGCTACCGGGCCCAGATGATCCGGGCGCAGGCCATGTCCCACAAGGAGTGGCTCGCATACGATAATTTGCGGCACCGTATGCGACTTGCCTGGGCAGCGTTTTTTAGCGACTTCGATCTCTTCCTCTGTCCGGCTGCCACCACGACGGCTTTCGAGCATAATCAGAAGGGTGAGCGGTGGGAGCGCATGATCTCCGTTAACGGAAAACCCCAACCATCCACCACCCAGATGTTCTGGGCCGGATATTCCTGTAACTTCTTCCTACCGGCGACTGTTGCACCCATCGGGCTGTCAAGGAAAGGGCTACCGGTAGGTGTCCAGGTCGTGGGCCCGCAATACGGTGATCGCGCCTGTATCCAATTTGCACGGCTCCTGGAACGTGAGTACCATCATTTCATTCCACCAACTGGCTACTAGGGTCAAAAATGAAGAAAAGGATCTTTCTAAAGGCTCCTCGACGACCTGGCGCTGATTTCAGAATTGCCGGGGCTAACTGGAAGCTGCTATTTTTATTGGATATTAAAGGGTCCACCAAACCTGCTATATGAGAATAAACACATTGAATGCGCATGTCGGATGACCACAACATTTGGTAGTGTCCAGAGTTTTTCGCACTTTTTCTTTTAGCTGCCCATCAACCTGATGGTTCGGGGAAGATCCCCGCCTCAGGGGGCATGCCCCCTGAGGCGGGGGGCGACTAAGCTATCGAACACTTTATTTCTTTGAGTCGGTCCATATTCATATATCTTCGTGTGCCCCACTTGGTACCGGCTACATGCCTCAACCTGGCGGCCACCAGCATCAACGCTGACTTACCATCTGGAAAGGCACCCACTACGCGGGTTCTTCGCCTGATCTCGCGCATGAGCCTCTCGAGTGGGTTGTTGGTGCGAATCGATCGCCAATGCTGACTCGGAAAGGCATAATATGACAATGTCTCTGCAGCTCCCTTTTCAACCAGTTGAGCCGCTTCAGATAATTTCATACTTCTTAGCTTTTTCGTTACCGCAATGACTTTCTCTTCGGCTGCCGCTCGATCCTCTTGCGCATGGATTGCTTTGAGCATGGCCGCCACATTCTTAACTTTCGACTTGGGCACCACCGTAAAGACATTGCGGTAAAAATGAACCGTGCAGCGTTGCCATTTTGCTTTAGGATAAAAATCAGCCAATGAATCGACAAGCCCCAGGCATTTATCACTGACAAAAAGCTCCACACCTGTCAGGCCGCGCTCTTTTAAATAACGCATGAAGGCAATCCAGCTCTCTTGATCCTCTTTGGCGCCTTCTTTGATGCCCAGCACCTGACGGTATCCGTATTGATCCACACCGATGGCCACCAATACACTGACATTTTTGACTTCGCCGGCCCAGCAGCGCTTGAGCCAGATACCGTCTAAGAATACATATACGAATTTGCCCTCAATCGGTGCCTTGAGCCATTTATCGATGCGGCCATACACCTTCTTGTTCAAATTGCTCACCGTCGACGGGCTGACCCGAGTGCCCCATAAGGCTTCGGTGATGTCTTCGACACGTCGGACCGATATGCCCGCAAGATACATCTCGATCAGTGCTTCTTCGACCGAACTCTCGCGCCGACGGTATCGTTCGATAATGGCCGTCTCAAAGGTCAAGGTGCGTAGCTTTGGAACCCTGAGTTTGACCGTGCCGGCCTTGGTCTCCAAATTGCGGGTATAATGCCCTGCGCGT
This Desulfatitalea tepidiphila DNA region includes the following protein-coding sequences:
- a CDS encoding IS4 family transposase is translated as MDHTSIVSQSQDPVHVQSKIDDFFGHFKIATLMHQCGMRKHHGHSVRSLTKAIFTLPFVGKNFFRGIVLNSELPFGKDAAYELLKGRTYNWRRLLLCLGLRLFGVFNRLTSDERESVLIIDDSTYDRSRSKWVELLARIWDHSTGRFLKGFRMLTMCWSDGTSCLPMDFALLSSTDAEKRLCDSQKILDKRCCAYQRRREATEKATAHLEIMIKRILSADVSAKYLLMDSWFTMPATVANLAQHIKIIGMVKKSSRIHYAFNGQSLDLMAIHRRLAKRRGRAKIQASTVVMLNNEVSAKLVFVRDRRKKDWLALLSTDTDLADEDVVRIYGKRWDIEVFFKMSKQHLKLAKEIQCRDFDALIAHTTIVFMRYMFLAYQCRMETDHRTFGELFYACCDEVADISFLEALCRILTLATDRLKQLGTFCEKTAASFFDAIMNTALQCVGFSKNKLTIG
- a CDS encoding amidase, with product MSDIPFCSAKQLASMIRTKKIGALELLDLYLQRVECYSEINAIIFMDVDAARKRARQADRALARGNLWGPLHGVPMTIKESFDVVGMPTTWGVPRYKENYPSSNALVVDRFLQAGAVIFGKTNVPMYLADWQTFNDIYGTTNNPWDRNRVPGGSSGGSAAALAAGLTGLEAGSDIGASIRNPAHYCGVYGHKPTYGIISPLGQALPGTFGLTDIAVVGPLARSAEDLALAMDVMAGPDDIDGSGWKLSLPKPKRKELREFKVAVVYDDPEAEVDEEVQQVLRDLTTFLKKMKLKVRVDARPKIDSREAHRNYIRLLRGATCGRLTPEDFEKNLADYKSLRADDESYRAQMIRAQAMSHKEWLAYDNLRHRMRLAWAAFFSDFDLFLCPAATTTAFEHNQKGERWERMISVNGKPQPSTTQMFWAGYSCNFFLPATVAPIGLSRKGLPVGVQVVGPQYGDRACIQFARLLEREYHHFIPPTGY
- a CDS encoding IS256 family transposase is translated as MHNSKPARSNKEAKAGQIIRIEQDQLNKHLDKVVRGTVERTLNSLLDAEADRLCQAGRYERTEARKDTRAGHYTRNLETKAGTVKLRVPKLRTLTFETAIIERYRRRESSVEEALIEMYLAGISVRRVEDITEALWGTRVSPSTVSNLNKKVYGRIDKWLKAPIEGKFVYVFLDGIWLKRCWAGEVKNVSVLVAIGVDQYGYRQVLGIKEGAKEDQESWIAFMRYLKERGLTGVELFVSDKCLGLVDSLADFYPKAKWQRCTVHFYRNVFTVVPKSKVKNVAAMLKAIHAQEDRAAAEEKVIAVTKKLRSMKLSEAAQLVEKGAAETLSYYAFPSQHWRSIRTNNPLERLMREIRRRTRVVGAFPDGKSALMLVAARLRHVAGTKWGTRRYMNMDRLKEIKCSIA